One Pocillopora verrucosa isolate sample1 chromosome 10, ASM3666991v2, whole genome shotgun sequence genomic window carries:
- the LOC131768753 gene encoding serine/threonine-protein kinase DCLK1, producing MAATKINFAVRSDHEVSQTSKKVTFFINGDRNFKGQVMVITPRRFRNVDMLLNELCRLTHFKDLPLGVRYLFSLESGIRVDTLDQLIDGKAYVCSSHSSLKKISYGGKPAIAIWSSKQHIDLPDIQGMHHSEPKRRPVGVTPVRGGVSSRRRGYSDPRSNPGGNNRLIIKPKTVQVIRNGSQKPRPVVTVLLNKRTAQNLEQVLDEVSNSFGNTGGLSPPRKLYSTSGHQIRDVVELFRDENNIFIAVGSEKFSRDDITDIIEDFEQRNSKKENAKRKQSRSGNDGMSQSKQRNTKEHEQLVGKSVHKAEENKLPRLPDIHEKVDNKQRPENNNRTHLQGNSNPKRVHRAKNVHERTAEKKPANSVKLPQIGNANLVSNSEKENVENRDVSRTNNEENDRVNESSKPYNVRGEDATKPSRKVSVSRKRENDKVDRKTSKDDSGITSEEEAKYGTVTDKTVEDVYDMGKKIGDGNFADVRVCSDKITKKEFALKIVDKAKIRGKEQMIRDEIDIMRRCKHPNIVRMYEDYDSTRHIYLVMELIKGGDLFDAISSSVKFTETVTKNYVKDIARALAYLHKRKIVHRDLKPENLLVHKKPSGQVILKLADFGLAMVVKAPIFTVCGTPTYVAPEILEETGYGLKVDMWAAGVITYIMLCGFPPFRSAKKDQDELFDLIMDGDYEFLSPYWDNVSSEAKDLISKLLVVNHNKRYSAEEVLAHQWVGGPADVSLSREYLGQNPAAKKKFKAAALAVQGMKRFENLAEQFQRQRGEKIIIT from the exons atggcggccacgAAGATAAATTTTGCCGTACGATCTGATCACGAAGTTAGTCAAACATCAAAGAAAGTTACTTTCTTTATCAACGGGGATCGTAACTTTAAGGGCCAAGTCATGGTAATTACTCCAAGGCGATTTCGAAACGTGGACATGCTTTTGAATGAGTTGTGTCGTCTGACGCACTTCAAAGACTTACCCCTGGGAGTCCGGTATCTATTTTCCCTTGAGAGTGGCATCAGGGTTGACACATTGGATCAGTTAATTGACGGGAAAGCTTACGTATGCTCTTCACACTCAAGCCTAAAGAAGATTTCATACGGAGGAAAGCCTGCCATCGCCATCTGGAGCTCAAAACAACACATCGATCTTCCTGATATCCAAGGTATGCATCACAGCGAGCCAAAACGCCGGCCTGTCGGTGTTACGCCGGTAAGAGGTGGTGTATCTTCGAGGAGACGGGGTTACTCCGACCCAAGATCAAATCCAGGAGGCAACAATCGGTTGATCATCAAACCTAAAACAGTTCAGGTGATTAGAAATGGGTCGCAGAAACCCCGTCCGGTAGTAACAgttcttttaaacaaaagaacagcgCAGAATTTAGAGCAAGTTTTGGACGAAGTAAGCAATTCGTTTGGAAACACTGGTGGTCTTAGCCCACCGCGGAAACTGTACTCAACATCGGGTCACCAGATTCGCGATGTGGTTGAGTTATTTCGGGACGAAAACAATATATTTATAGCCGTTGGAAGCGAGAAATTTAGCCGTGACGACATCACGGATATCATAGAGGATTTTGAGCAGAGGAactcgaaaaaagaaaatgcgaAACGAAAACAGTCGAGAAGTGGTAACGATGGAATGtcacaatcaaaacaaagaaataccAAAGAACACGAGCAGCTGGTCGGTAAATCTGTTCACAAAGCCGAGGAAAACAAGCTGCCTAGGCTTCCAGACATACATGAAAAGGTCGATAATAAACAAAGGCCGGAGAACAATAACAGAACACACTTGCAAGGAAACTCAAACCCGAAACGCGTTCATCGTGCTAAAAATGTGCATGAAAGAACTGCCGAGAAAAAGCCTGCAAACTCTGTAAAGTTGCCCCAAATCGGGAACGCTAATTTAGTTTCAAATTCGGAAAAGGAGAATGTAGAAAACCGAGACGTTTCTCGAACGAACAACGAAGAAAATGACCGAGTTAACGAATCGAGTAAGCCATACAACGTACGCGGAGAAGACGCGACTAAACCCAGTAGAAAAGTGTCCGTAAGTAGAAAACGTGAAAACGATAAAGTTGACAGAAAAACCTCAAAGGATGACAGTGGAATAACATCAGAAGAGGAGGCAAAATATGGTACTGTTACAGACAAAACTGTAGAAGATGTCTACGACATGGGCAAGAAAATCGGAGACGGGAATTTTGCTGATGTTCGTGTTTGCAGCGATAAGATAACCAAGAAAGAATTTGCGTTAAAAATCGTCGACAAGGCAAAAATAAGAGGGAAAGAACAAATGATTCGGGACGAAATAGACATCATGAGAAGATGTAAGCACCCGAATATTGTACGAATGTACGAAGATTACGACTCAACCAGGCATATTTATCTTGTTATGGAGTTAATCAAGGGAGGTGATCTCTTCGATGCAATTTCATCGTCGGTCAAGTTTACCGAAACTGTCACCAAAAATTACGTCAAAGACATCGCAAGGGCACTAGCTTATTTACACAAGAGAAAGATTGTGCACAGAGACTTGAAGCCTGAAAATTTGCTG GTCCACAAAAAGCCCAGTGGTCAAGTAATTCTTAAGCTGGCTGATTTCGGGTTAGCAATGGTCGTCAAAGCACCGATCTTCACAGTTTGTGGCACTCCCACATATGTAGCACCCGAAATCCTTGAAGAGACTGGATACGGGCTCAAGGTAGACATGTGGGCCGCGGGTGTCATCACCTACATCATGCTCTGTGGGTTCCCGCCATTCCGCAGCGCCAAGAAAGACCAGGATGAACTATTCGATCTGATCATGGACGGGGACTACGAATTCCTCTCACCCTACTGGGATAACGTCTCCAGCGAAGCTAAAGACTTAATTTCCAAGCTCCTTGTCGTGAATCATAACAAGCGTTACAGCGCTGAGGAAGTGTTAGCTCACCAATGGGTGGGAGGCCCTGCGGACGTCTCTCTAAGTAGGGAGTATCTTGGTCAGAATCCCGCCGCTAAGAAGAAGTTTAAAGCTGCTGCATTGGCCGTCCAGGGAATGAAGAGATTTGAGAACTTGGCGGAGCAGTTCCAGCGTCAACGAGGGGAGAAGATTATCATCACGTGA
- the LOC131768701 gene encoding melanocyte-stimulating hormone receptor: MQNATMSSPSVEAQTIKIQCYHLEEEWSHTRETFITNVILIVVNLLTSVTSTAGNILVIMAVKRTRSLRTPSNTLLCSLALSDLLVGAIVQPMYALQMIFEIRRNSDGFCIAKITTTGSLAWVCAGVSFLVISAISVERLLAIKLHLRYKALVTIPRVLTVVMFFWVLCTALIMARLLGAPYNILVLTIFVMDVNSIAIVIFAYSSIYHQVRKLQNKTRDQRHLAPPGINIHSFKRSAVTMLYVIVLFLACYIPFITTLVVRLLEGGSLWLNIIYKITASIVYINSSLNPFVYCFRSKEVRTAIFKLLGRKYTLDKNGDFIPVSKYGTQNLKTYAVKNLTIFPSGYFQHSLNQLSNLPETQV, encoded by the coding sequence ATGCAAAACGCCACGATGAGTTCTCCGTCCGTCGAAGCGCAAACAATCAAGATACAGTGCTATCATCTGGAAGAAGAATGGAGCCACACAAGGGAAACTTTTATAACTAACGTTATCCTCATTGTAGTGAATTTGCTGACCTCTGTCACGTCGACAGCGGGCAATATTCTAGTTATTATGGCCGTGAAAAGAACTCGTTCGCTCCGAACGCCGTCAAACACGCTTCTTTGTAGCCTAGCGCTCTCCGATTTGCTAGTCGGCGCCATCGTTCAACCGATGTACGCTCTACAAATGATCTTCgaaataagaagaaattctgaCGGTTTCTGCATCGCCAAGATTACCACAACAGGATCTTTAGCTTGGGTATGCGCTGGCGTTTCTTTCTTGGTCATATCCGCCATTTCAGTTGAGAGGCTTCTGGCAATAAAACTTCACTTAAGATACAAGGCATTGGTTACAATTCCGCGAGTTTTGACCGTAGTCATGTTTTTCTGGGTTCTGTGTACGGCTTTGATCATGGCACGTCTTTTAGGTGCCCCGTATAACATACTTGTGCTTACCATTTTTGTAATGGACGTGAACAGCATTGCAATTGTGATCTTTGCCTACTCCAGTATTTATCATCAAGTGCGAAAACTTCAGAATAAAACTCGCGATCAGAGACATCTTGCGCCACCTGGTATAAATATTCATAGCTTTAAACGCTCCGCGGTGACGATGCTCTACGTAATTGTGCTTTTCCTGGCCTGTTATATTCCGTTTATCACTACACTTGTGGTAAGATTGCTCGAAGGGGGCAGCCTGTGGCTGAACATCATCTACAAAATTACGGCTTCGATAGTCTACATTAACTCATCTTTAAACCCTTTTGTGTACTGTTTTCGTTCAAAAGAAGTACGAACAGCTATTTTCAAATTACTAGGGAGGAAATACACGCTAGACAAAAACGGAGATTTTATTCCGGTGTCAAAGTATGGAACGCAAAACTTGAAGACATACGCAGTCAAAAACTTGACGATATTTCCGTCTGGTTACTTTCAACATTCACTGAATCAGTTGAGTAACCTGCCCGAGACACAAGTTTAA